One Leptospira bouyouniensis DNA window includes the following coding sequences:
- a CDS encoding response regulator — translation MKHKKIFLGLVENQSEFQTSFEIKTKEMDQEIQFFTWSTAEDYLENSNQVKLDILFVDIRLPKMDGIELIRILSEENPNLKTAALTVADSEETIFAALRAGALGYLLKSELSDLNHIVTTILTGGAMITPTIALRMIHAFRTPFEKPEFELTNREKQVLIEIASGLSIHQAGLRLEISDNTLNTHLKNVYRKLRVRNRVQLIERARKLGYIE, via the coding sequence ATGAAACATAAAAAAATTTTTTTGGGACTTGTAGAGAACCAATCCGAGTTCCAAACTTCATTTGAAATCAAAACGAAAGAAATGGATCAGGAGATTCAATTCTTTACCTGGTCAACTGCAGAAGATTATTTAGAAAATTCAAATCAAGTGAAACTTGATATACTCTTTGTGGATATTCGTTTGCCTAAAATGGATGGTATCGAATTAATACGAATTCTATCAGAAGAAAATCCAAATTTAAAAACAGCAGCCTTGACAGTCGCTGATTCAGAAGAAACAATATTTGCTGCCCTAAGAGCCGGAGCTTTAGGTTATTTGCTAAAATCCGAATTATCCGATTTAAATCATATTGTCACAACGATTTTGACAGGAGGTGCAATGATCACACCAACAATCGCATTACGTATGATCCATGCATTCCGTACACCTTTCGAAAAACCGGAATTTGAACTTACGAATAGAGAAAAACAGGTTTTAATTGAAATTGCTTCAGGTTTATCAATTCACCAGGCTGGACTTCGATTAGAAATAAGTGATAATACCTTAAATACGCACCTTAAAAATGTTTATCGAAAATTAAGGGTACGCAATCGAGTACAGTTAATCGAAAGGGCTAGAAAACTTGGTTATATTGAATAA
- a CDS encoding adenylate/guanylate cyclase domain-containing protein yields the protein MKQSKILIPIFLMVVIPALLTTFLTLFKFSATLDRKLSDAFFHLLPSHHRFSNDIVIIDIDEQSIAKYADHPELGQWPWKRHIYPTLIGYTKLLTPPKITIIDIMFTERSDYDDALVSANESLGEISHAANFRDGGIVIPRKGIETISQKFSVPLDTKIPFPKYENASFPIGLIGETAPMIHVVNVIADSDGILRRFSPFVRWNGLYFPTLALQAFALGESYKTESKDSNFYLLKGDVRRIVPVGKDGLVRSYFYTEEELRNIPRYSAAGIIESLEKLNSGEVEDPNSLLVPPKLFDGKIVLIGTSAASTHDDVVTPHGLFPGVIAQAVFASNLTEGHLLKELPESYGIGFTIIVLFVGVLILFINQWHLLKNIYPIFAVSLFIGTFYFLYRMDMVLSTYSFVLGFPISYLLGFAYLTYTEGREKRKFNHILRNLVDPEVVSVALENMESLKQGGEWEITAFFSDVAGFSSISEELSATDLAKLLNEYLSAMTKVLKANAGTLDKYIGDAIVGIFGAPIQNKEHPKLACKTALEMVTELENLRVEWNKRGDYTPLARAMVFRIGLNCGLAKVGFMGTDSLASYTMMGDSVNLAARLEAAAKDYGVSILVSESIESVCKDTFHFRFLDWIRVKGKEAPVKIFSLESFQKDVTSIMLDAEKEYELGFSQYSKRNWEDAIEHFKNVSKILGKEDKSSHLLIKRCQTLFQNPPPIDWDGVYTRTSK from the coding sequence ATGAAACAAAGTAAAATTTTAATCCCCATCTTTTTGATGGTAGTGATCCCAGCTCTCCTCACTACTTTCTTAACATTATTTAAATTTTCTGCTACGCTTGATCGCAAATTATCAGATGCCTTTTTCCATCTGTTACCTTCACACCATCGATTTTCTAATGATATCGTGATCATTGATATAGATGAACAGAGTATTGCCAAATATGCAGATCACCCTGAGCTTGGACAATGGCCTTGGAAACGACACATTTATCCAACACTCATAGGATATACAAAACTTCTCACTCCACCAAAAATCACGATTATAGATATCATGTTTACAGAAAGGTCGGATTATGATGATGCTCTTGTCTCCGCTAACGAGAGTTTGGGGGAGATTTCTCATGCAGCAAATTTTCGTGATGGTGGTATTGTAATTCCAAGAAAAGGAATCGAAACCATCAGTCAGAAATTCAGTGTTCCTTTGGATACAAAGATTCCATTTCCCAAATATGAAAATGCTTCCTTTCCTATTGGATTAATCGGGGAAACAGCTCCTATGATTCATGTAGTGAATGTGATTGCCGATAGTGATGGTATTTTAAGGAGGTTTTCACCTTTTGTTAGATGGAATGGATTGTATTTTCCTACTCTTGCGTTACAAGCATTTGCGTTAGGTGAATCTTACAAAACAGAATCTAAAGATTCAAATTTTTATTTATTAAAAGGCGATGTCCGACGAATTGTGCCAGTCGGTAAAGATGGACTTGTTCGGTCTTATTTTTATACAGAAGAAGAATTAAGAAATATTCCAAGGTATTCTGCTGCGGGCATCATCGAATCACTTGAAAAATTAAATTCAGGAGAAGTGGAAGACCCAAATTCTTTGCTTGTACCACCAAAATTATTTGATGGAAAAATTGTTCTTATAGGTACATCTGCTGCATCAACTCACGATGATGTGGTGACACCACATGGATTATTTCCTGGAGTCATTGCCCAAGCAGTTTTTGCTTCTAATTTAACTGAAGGCCATTTACTAAAAGAATTACCGGAATCGTATGGGATTGGATTCACAATAATCGTACTGTTTGTTGGTGTACTGATCCTTTTTATCAATCAGTGGCATCTTTTAAAGAATATATATCCGATATTTGCAGTATCACTTTTTATTGGGACTTTTTATTTTTTATATCGAATGGATATGGTTTTATCAACATATTCATTTGTTTTGGGATTTCCCATTTCTTATTTATTAGGTTTTGCTTATCTTACGTATACAGAAGGTAGAGAGAAAAGAAAATTCAATCACATCTTACGCAACTTAGTTGATCCGGAAGTTGTCAGTGTTGCCCTTGAAAATATGGAATCTTTAAAACAAGGAGGAGAGTGGGAAATTACCGCTTTTTTTTCTGACGTTGCAGGATTTTCTTCCATCAGTGAAGAGTTAAGTGCGACTGATCTTGCTAAACTTCTAAATGAATACCTTTCAGCGATGACAAAGGTTTTAAAAGCCAATGCAGGTACGTTAGATAAATACATTGGAGATGCAATCGTTGGGATTTTTGGGGCACCGATTCAAAATAAAGAACATCCAAAACTTGCTTGCAAAACAGCTCTAGAGATGGTAACTGAGCTTGAAAATTTACGTGTTGAATGGAACAAACGCGGAGATTACACTCCACTGGCACGTGCGATGGTCTTTCGGATCGGACTCAACTGTGGTTTGGCTAAGGTGGGATTTATGGGCACAGATAGTTTGGCATCATATACAATGATGGGAGATAGTGTCAATTTGGCCGCTAGATTAGAAGCGGCAGCAAAGGACTATGGTGTTTCCATCCTTGTTTCCGAAAGCATTGAATCTGTTTGTAAGGATACGTTTCATTTTCGGTTTTTGGATTGGATCCGTGTGAAAGGAAAAGAAGCGCCTGTAAAGATTTTTAGTTTAGAATCATTTCAAAAAGATGTTACATCTATCATGTTGGATGCAGAAAAAGAATATGAATTAGGATTTTCACAATATTCGAAACGAAATTGGGAAGATGCTATTGAACACTTTAAGAATGTTTCTAAAATTTTAGGTAAAGAAGATAAAAGTAGTCACTTACTCATCAAACGTTGCCAAACTTTATTCCAAAACCCACCACCTATCGACTGGGACGGTGTTTATACACGTACATCAAAATAA
- the omp85 gene encoding Omp85 family outer membrane protein: MLGSLGNLIAQEAIPEPGCIKDPPPKNLPFPMDPSKQLCKKDIEDKKDGWYPTGLPLINSDPNEGIGYGARAYLYNNGPKTDPLFYYTPYRMRLFAQYFNTNKNAQYHQISLDMPFLKDTEWRLRADAFLTITPTTLYFGIGESSMKPLSYLDRNQPYNRQVNNASFIDQETNLTYYRPGTSSDPFQVGGKTLSGIPQTPGYVVTDKMYNRYTIETPMATVSVERSYVGGTVRLVSGLKFSNNIIRTYDGKMVRGIDPTFDQLSADVPNGKTRLTEDYEGKKIIGYQGGYVNAVRLGIVYDTRDFEPDPNSGIFAEVTYEKHDKAMGSNYQFQKYFAQTKMFWSPFPKLVDKLVVANRFGLGVTEGEAPFFEYRNMWGTEGLVGGLGGLRTLRGYKQDRFVGRAMGWGNSEIRWKFAELKLGSEFFAFNIVPFFDYGRVWDDEHKINLKNYFYSRGIGLRIAWNQATIIMIDYAKSREDEQLFVNFSHVF; this comes from the coding sequence GTGCTTGGCTCACTGGGAAACCTCATCGCACAAGAAGCCATCCCTGAGCCAGGTTGTATCAAAGACCCTCCGCCTAAGAACCTTCCTTTTCCCATGGATCCATCCAAACAACTTTGCAAAAAGGACATAGAAGATAAAAAAGATGGTTGGTATCCGACAGGCCTTCCACTGATCAATTCGGATCCAAACGAAGGGATTGGTTATGGTGCAAGGGCTTATCTCTATAATAACGGACCAAAAACAGATCCATTATTCTATTATACGCCTTACCGGATGAGGCTCTTTGCACAGTATTTTAATACAAATAAAAATGCCCAATACCACCAAATCAGTTTGGATATGCCTTTTCTAAAAGATACAGAGTGGAGGTTAAGAGCAGATGCTTTTTTAACGATCACTCCCACTACTTTATATTTTGGAATTGGTGAATCGAGCATGAAACCACTTTCCTATCTGGATCGAAACCAACCTTACAATCGTCAAGTAAACAATGCAAGTTTCATCGACCAAGAAACAAATCTCACTTACTACAGACCTGGTACTAGTTCTGACCCATTCCAAGTAGGTGGAAAAACTTTATCAGGAATTCCACAAACACCTGGTTATGTGGTAACTGACAAGATGTACAATCGTTATACCATTGAGACTCCAATGGCAACTGTGAGTGTAGAAAGGTCTTATGTGGGTGGAACAGTAAGATTAGTGTCTGGATTAAAATTTTCAAATAATATCATTCGTACCTACGATGGAAAAATGGTCAGAGGAATTGATCCAACTTTCGACCAACTGAGTGCTGATGTTCCCAATGGCAAAACTCGATTAACAGAAGACTATGAAGGAAAAAAAATTATAGGTTACCAAGGTGGTTATGTCAATGCAGTACGTCTTGGAATTGTATACGATACAAGAGATTTTGAACCAGACCCAAATTCAGGTATTTTTGCCGAAGTCACGTATGAAAAACATGATAAGGCGATGGGTTCAAATTATCAGTTTCAAAAGTATTTTGCACAAACAAAAATGTTTTGGAGCCCCTTTCCAAAGTTAGTTGATAAGTTAGTCGTTGCCAATCGTTTTGGTCTAGGTGTAACAGAAGGTGAAGCACCATTTTTTGAATATCGAAATATGTGGGGTACAGAAGGACTTGTGGGTGGACTTGGAGGACTTCGTACGTTACGTGGATACAAACAAGATCGTTTCGTTGGACGTGCGATGGGATGGGGGAATTCTGAAATCCGATGGAAATTTGCAGAATTAAAATTAGGATCAGAATTTTTTGCCTTTAATATCGTTCCCTTTTTTGATTATGGTAGGGTTTGGGACGACGAACATAAAATTAATCTAAAAAACTATTTTTATTCTCGAGGGATTGGGCTTCGCATTGCTTGGAACCAAGCAACAATCATTATGATTGATTATGCAAAATCAAGGGAAGATGAACAACTTTTTGTTAATTTTAGTCATGTTTTTTAA
- a CDS encoding methyl-accepting chemotaxis protein, whose product MNEAKIKSLCWRLTIGLELLTAVLAVPTAVLFIIIAGVYSFEKSILVVFGATIALFTSYIFPTIRFLKFQNLLRTTIPNTFSNKSLLEKQKIKRQLLEFPKKNLGYFLVQWSFGIPLAAFVTFQFFTPTIVEYLPYFILPILIYPVLGVSHFFLSELLVSEVLITKELKDLPLESETIPKVGIYARIFFTMSAVFTMTLTALGYLLLVEVTKFAQLQNAEVTLVLMAVFITVNIFVLTSLFVKAMKFNTIQMANRYKELATGDLRESVPIISTDELGHGSISLNSFIHSIRKITSVVIEESDKLNADAKVIATQTQGLTQAMMEQASSSEEMSAGVEEMSASIRSTAFGAKKQNDITKEAKDLVIGMESSIISIHDMMSLTESETKQMEEETKLGQTALHSTLSAMSEIETSVDHTSNVIQVIGEISDKIGLLSLNASIEAARAGDAGRGFAVVASEISKLGEQTLSNTKRILEAVSKASASTKSGRLAVSNTEKTFTQIGKSVNTTIELIKQSSEMTKKQLELVKNVKDSFEKLTISAMEIEQNTNEQASTSEELAKSIATITEGTEYLNQFVNDIDKLCVALSGKAANLRKTVDFFKI is encoded by the coding sequence ATGAACGAAGCAAAAATTAAATCATTATGTTGGCGGTTGACAATTGGTCTTGAATTATTAACCGCAGTACTTGCAGTTCCTACTGCAGTATTGTTTATTATCATTGCTGGTGTTTATTCTTTTGAAAAATCTATCCTCGTTGTGTTTGGAGCAACCATTGCTCTTTTTACGTCTTATATCTTTCCTACAATACGATTTCTAAAGTTTCAAAATCTTTTAAGAACAACAATCCCCAATACATTTAGTAATAAATCGCTTTTGGAAAAACAAAAAATAAAACGCCAGCTATTAGAATTTCCAAAAAAAAATTTAGGATACTTTCTTGTGCAATGGTCTTTTGGAATTCCCTTAGCAGCTTTTGTTACGTTTCAATTTTTTACACCGACAATCGTAGAATACCTTCCTTATTTTATATTACCGATCCTTATTTATCCTGTACTTGGTGTTTCTCATTTTTTTCTCAGTGAACTTTTAGTTTCGGAAGTTTTGATTACAAAGGAGCTGAAAGATCTTCCTTTAGAATCCGAGACTATTCCAAAAGTGGGAATTTATGCCCGTATCTTTTTTACAATGTCCGCTGTCTTTACTATGACACTTACAGCTTTAGGGTATTTATTACTTGTAGAGGTGACAAAATTTGCGCAATTACAGAATGCAGAAGTCACCTTGGTGCTAATGGCAGTTTTTATCACGGTTAATATTTTTGTTTTAACATCTCTTTTTGTGAAAGCAATGAAATTTAACACTATCCAAATGGCCAATCGATATAAAGAATTGGCAACAGGTGATTTAAGAGAGTCAGTTCCTATTATTTCTACAGATGAATTAGGACATGGATCCATTTCTTTAAATTCATTTATTCATAGTATCCGTAAAATCACCTCCGTAGTCATTGAAGAGTCAGATAAATTGAATGCTGATGCCAAAGTGATCGCAACTCAGACACAGGGCCTTACTCAAGCTATGATGGAGCAGGCATCTTCATCTGAAGAAATGTCTGCTGGTGTCGAAGAAATGTCAGCTAGCATTCGTTCTACTGCTTTCGGAGCCAAAAAACAAAACGATATCACGAAAGAAGCAAAGGACTTGGTGATTGGAATGGAGTCATCAATTATTTCCATTCATGATATGATGAGTTTGACTGAATCAGAAACGAAACAAATGGAAGAAGAAACAAAATTAGGCCAAACAGCTTTACATTCGACACTTTCCGCCATGTCAGAGATCGAAACAAGTGTTGATCATACTTCCAATGTGATTCAAGTGATTGGAGAGATTTCCGATAAAATTGGACTGCTTTCGCTCAATGCATCAATCGAAGCTGCGAGGGCAGGGGATGCAGGTCGTGGGTTTGCTGTAGTCGCGAGTGAAATTTCCAAACTAGGGGAACAAACTCTTTCCAATACAAAACGAATCTTGGAAGCAGTATCGAAAGCTTCTGCTTCCACAAAATCAGGAAGGCTTGCTGTATCCAATACGGAAAAAACTTTCACTCAAATTGGGAAGTCAGTAAACACAACGATTGAACTTATCAAACAATCCAGTGAAATGACAAAAAAACAATTGGAGCTCGTCAAAAATGTGAAAGATAGTTTTGAAAAATTAACCATTTCCGCTATGGAAATTGAACAAAATACAAACGAACAAGCAAGTACTTCAGAAGAACTCGCAAAAAGTATCGCTACCATTACGGAAGGTACGGAATACTTAAATCAGTTTGTGAACGATATTGATAAACTCTGTGTTGCTTTATCAGGGAAAGCTGCAAACTTGAGAAAGACAGTCGATTTTTTTAAGATTTAA
- a CDS encoding M48 family metalloprotease, producing the protein MRPNKLIYFILFLGISLFAKGNVYVQSNKAKLLSQPKLNADGTGLKIGEVLTPMGEQGLFVQVRVEEKTGWVSKLFVSPLPPGNQMKLGITSNSSEAVVARQRASDFTKTAAARGLSETQKMRVRGEGELYDFESLRWLESVPLSTEVTNDKDDKNSPNVSLQQNLFSFTSNQSLPVLGETKAEVKMGRSLAARLLKKYPIVKDLEFTRYLNSIAFRLGSVSSRKDLEFRVGIIESNEINAYSCPGGYLFLTTGALKKIQTEAELAGIIAHEMGHVILFHNGEFKESNVFVDILSGLLSPPGSEVVNSAMATAITEMEKQFFETGRDVKVELEADEAAVGLVSQVGYSPLGLSSYLNTMSKSDGAELLKKTHPETNVRIAKLVFIESSISMEGTPIIVDRWSEYKNRIGK; encoded by the coding sequence ATGAGACCGAACAAGTTAATTTATTTCATTTTATTCCTCGGAATCTCACTCTTTGCCAAAGGGAATGTTTATGTGCAAAGCAACAAAGCAAAGTTACTCTCTCAACCAAAGTTAAATGCAGATGGGACTGGTTTAAAAATAGGAGAAGTACTAACTCCGATGGGCGAACAAGGTCTTTTCGTACAAGTGCGAGTGGAAGAAAAAACTGGTTGGGTTTCTAAGTTATTTGTTTCTCCACTCCCACCTGGGAACCAAATGAAGTTAGGGATCACTTCGAATTCTTCGGAAGCAGTTGTCGCAAGACAAAGGGCATCTGATTTTACAAAAACAGCTGCTGCGAGAGGACTCTCTGAAACACAAAAAATGCGTGTCAGAGGAGAAGGAGAACTGTATGATTTTGAATCTTTACGTTGGTTAGAATCCGTCCCACTCTCTACAGAAGTCACAAATGATAAAGATGATAAAAATTCACCTAACGTAAGTTTACAACAAAACTTGTTTTCATTCACTTCAAATCAATCGTTACCTGTCTTAGGTGAAACAAAAGCAGAAGTGAAAATGGGTCGTTCTCTGGCCGCTAGATTGTTAAAAAAATATCCTATTGTCAAAGACTTAGAATTCACCCGTTATTTGAATTCCATAGCGTTTCGATTAGGTTCTGTTTCTTCCAGAAAAGATTTAGAGTTTCGTGTTGGTATCATTGAATCCAATGAAATAAATGCTTATTCCTGCCCAGGAGGGTATTTGTTTTTAACAACTGGTGCCTTAAAAAAAATCCAAACTGAAGCGGAACTTGCAGGGATCATCGCTCATGAAATGGGTCATGTGATATTATTCCATAATGGTGAATTCAAAGAATCCAATGTGTTTGTGGATATACTTTCTGGCCTTTTATCACCTCCTGGAAGTGAGGTGGTGAACTCTGCGATGGCAACTGCAATTACAGAGATGGAAAAACAATTTTTTGAAACTGGTCGCGATGTTAAAGTAGAATTGGAAGCGGATGAAGCTGCAGTAGGTCTAGTTTCTCAAGTTGGTTATTCTCCCTTAGGACTTTCTAGTTATTTGAACACAATGTCAAAATCAGATGGTGCTGAGCTTTTGAAAAAAACACATCCAGAAACCAATGTTAGGATTGCAAAACTTGTGTTTATCGAATCTTCGATTTCAATGGAAGGCACTCCGATCATTGTCGATCGATGGAGTGAATATAAAAATAGAATTGGAAAATGA
- a CDS encoding OmpP1/FadL family transporter, translating to MKKNVPLNDPIQKPLRNFMFKHHDFSSQTSLKQNDRFHSICTLFLVSFFYFISSSVFPSEPFHNLQGFYGERAAGLAGAFTAIADDPSGAYYNPAGLGFTHNDGISISASNFKDIKRSYINIDTPGQRYNQTHQGFDPNFIGLLKNFDRWKFAFSIVNTYNYSYNRVDQVNYPLVSPSINSTRNYTKERYNQLLVGPSLAYLLNDKLSLGATLYYMSDTKEVSRTQFQQFSDLSYVMRSYVDNRRTTGIMPVLGIQYQPNPKVSLGMSYRRIFVTGGDRLYNEVYADSTRRPGSSAIDFIEGTGDGASSIEQGVLTQKPKLVTSIPQTSEMRFGVAFFPTSRFLASFDMIYTSGYKVRRNQDEISSFGRRVTYTINDTEVRELTRFSTTNFAAGMEYYIADTFSILGGIYTNEPNTKPVSWTESAIDLYLQNTFGNQVTASAGDASVIYKVARSGTNPRNEYSRNRGLSLGFSWVTSKSSVSVTYIRELGYGNSRIDPNSLAQSFEYSANSIYIMVSSRN from the coding sequence ATGAAAAAGAATGTTCCACTAAACGATCCAATACAAAAACCTTTGCGAAATTTTATGTTCAAACACCATGACTTCTCATCACAAACATCTTTGAAACAAAACGACAGGTTTCATTCTATATGTACTCTTTTTTTGGTTTCATTTTTTTATTTTATCTCTAGTTCGGTTTTCCCATCTGAACCTTTCCACAACTTACAAGGATTTTATGGTGAACGAGCGGCGGGACTTGCTGGGGCATTTACAGCCATTGCAGATGATCCTTCTGGTGCCTATTATAACCCTGCAGGGCTTGGTTTTACTCATAACGATGGGATTTCGATTTCGGCGAGTAACTTCAAAGATATAAAACGTAGTTATATCAATATTGACACACCTGGCCAAAGGTACAACCAAACCCACCAAGGATTTGATCCCAATTTTATTGGCTTACTTAAAAATTTTGATCGTTGGAAGTTTGCTTTTTCAATTGTAAACACTTACAATTATTCCTACAACCGAGTGGACCAAGTAAACTACCCGCTTGTCTCCCCTTCCATTAATTCAACAAGAAACTATACGAAAGAACGATACAACCAACTCCTTGTAGGTCCAAGTTTGGCGTACCTTTTGAACGACAAATTGTCATTAGGTGCAACTCTTTATTACATGAGTGATACAAAAGAAGTATCAAGAACCCAATTCCAACAATTCTCTGATTTGAGTTATGTCATGCGCTCTTATGTTGATAATCGTCGCACAACAGGAATTATGCCAGTACTTGGGATCCAATACCAACCAAACCCAAAAGTATCACTCGGTATGAGTTATAGAAGAATCTTTGTGACAGGTGGAGACAGATTATACAACGAAGTATATGCAGATTCAACAAGAAGGCCTGGATCTTCTGCCATAGATTTTATTGAAGGTACGGGTGATGGTGCATCTTCAATTGAACAAGGAGTGCTCACACAAAAACCAAAACTTGTGACTTCCATCCCACAAACATCAGAAATGCGATTTGGTGTCGCATTTTTTCCTACCTCAAGGTTTCTTGCCTCCTTCGATATGATCTATACATCTGGCTATAAAGTGAGACGTAACCAAGATGAGATCAGTAGTTTCGGAAGAAGAGTCACCTACACAATCAATGATACGGAAGTAAGAGAACTCACTCGTTTTTCGACAACCAATTTTGCTGCTGGTATGGAATACTACATTGCAGACACCTTTTCTATATTAGGTGGAATTTATACAAACGAACCAAATACAAAACCTGTCTCGTGGACAGAGTCTGCTATTGATTTATACTTACAAAATACTTTTGGAAACCAAGTGACAGCGAGTGCTGGCGATGCGAGTGTTATTTACAAAGTGGCAAGGTCTGGAACGAACCCAAGGAATGAGTATTCTAGAAACCGGGGTTTGAGTTTGGGATTTTCTTGGGTTACATCTAAATCATCTGTATCTGTGACGTATATACGAGAACTCGGTTATGGTAATTCCAGAATAGATCCAAATTCTCTTGCTCAATCCTTTGAATACAGTGCCAATTCCATCTATATTATGGTAAGTTCTAGAAACTAA
- a CDS encoding 7TM diverse intracellular signaling domain-containing protein yields MKYLIAILFILFDTNCYDTNPVAIKGIIDFNGNFTQSIISLNGEWEFYHNQRIDQIEPNSKFYVQMPSLWNNDPGFVGDGYGVYQLKMINVPKVPLALHIPEMYSSYNVYANERLIAKSGLVGNSKEATIPSFDRNVVGLQTENQEIRLSIEVANFHFPRGGIPSSLRIGEYSAIKAYREKGIAESVFLSGAAFMLGLYHLIAYLIFRKDKPFLFFGIFCLNLSLRPLLINEQYLVEIFPSISWIYWQKIEFLNFLALLPFFYHFIRVSYTKEPQSIFSKSLNVIFISLAILVVFSDPIIFANIPVPVYLLIGAAVFDLTRLLIKQIKLGDKGAKVVFLFFIFLAIIVLIEILIERNILRGFHFIEVPGFIIFLISQAYVLSLHTEKLRVEKNQADLEILNERRRNLRLELSFSTERERILSDLHDHLGAKLTDLSIRIEYLKPNQTLTEADIDFLKMDVKNCFQSFRDTIYDNDDFRIMTEDFMYGLQLNLTRRYARTKRELRFETNEHTRIQLQKIDNEELKRNLYAITVEIATNDLKYGSNATYWNFDLDENGLNVKMDVDSNFKNSGEFSIGTRSIQRRLESLNARWTENNENNHYTIHFFIPIPNLRN; encoded by the coding sequence GTGAAGTATCTGATCGCCATCTTATTCATTTTATTTGATACAAATTGTTACGATACTAATCCAGTAGCAATCAAAGGAATAATAGATTTCAATGGAAACTTCACACAATCGATAATTTCCTTAAATGGTGAATGGGAGTTCTACCATAATCAAAGGATCGATCAAATAGAGCCAAATTCAAAATTTTACGTTCAAATGCCATCGTTATGGAACAACGACCCGGGATTTGTTGGAGATGGGTATGGTGTCTATCAATTAAAAATGATCAATGTACCAAAAGTCCCTTTAGCATTACATATTCCTGAGATGTATTCTTCCTATAATGTTTATGCGAATGAGAGATTAATCGCTAAAAGTGGTCTAGTTGGCAATTCCAAAGAGGCAACCATTCCATCATTTGACCGCAATGTTGTAGGATTACAAACCGAAAATCAAGAAATAAGATTATCGATTGAAGTTGCTAATTTTCATTTTCCAAGAGGAGGAATTCCGTCTTCCTTAAGGATTGGAGAATATAGTGCCATCAAAGCGTACCGTGAGAAAGGAATTGCAGAGTCAGTTTTTTTATCTGGTGCAGCATTTATGTTAGGACTTTATCATTTAATTGCCTATTTGATTTTTAGAAAAGATAAACCATTTCTTTTTTTCGGCATTTTTTGTTTGAATCTTAGCTTACGTCCCTTACTTATCAATGAACAATACTTAGTTGAAATATTTCCTTCCATTTCTTGGATTTATTGGCAAAAAATAGAATTCCTAAATTTTTTAGCCTTACTACCCTTCTTTTATCATTTTATTCGAGTTTCTTACACAAAAGAACCTCAAAGTATATTCTCAAAATCATTAAATGTAATCTTCATTTCTTTGGCTATATTGGTCGTTTTTTCTGATCCAATCATATTTGCAAATATTCCTGTTCCAGTTTATTTATTAATTGGTGCAGCTGTTTTTGATTTAACTCGATTACTAATCAAACAAATTAAATTAGGAGACAAAGGTGCAAAAGTTGTATTCCTTTTCTTTATATTTTTAGCGATTATTGTATTAATTGAAATTTTAATCGAAAGAAATATTTTAAGAGGATTCCATTTTATCGAAGTTCCTGGATTTATCATCTTTTTAATTTCCCAAGCATATGTTTTATCTCTCCACACTGAGAAACTGAGAGTTGAAAAAAATCAAGCAGATCTAGAAATTTTAAATGAAAGACGCCGAAATTTACGACTTGAACTTTCGTTCTCGACTGAAAGAGAAAGGATACTGTCAGATTTGCATGATCATTTAGGAGCAAAATTAACTGACCTTAGCATTCGAATCGAATATTTAAAACCAAACCAAACATTAACGGAAGCAGACATTGATTTTTTAAAAATGGATGTAAAGAATTGTTTTCAGAGTTTTCGAGATACAATTTACGATAATGATGATTTTCGAATTATGACGGAAGATTTTATGTATGGATTACAATTGAATTTGACTCGAAGGTATGCAAGAACCAAAAGAGAATTGAGATTTGAAACAAATGAACATACAAGAATTCAATTACAAAAAATTGATAATGAAGAATTAAAACGTAATCTATATGCGATTACAGTCGAAATTGCGACAAATGATCTGAAATATGGTTCGAATGCAACGTATTGGAATTTTGATTTAGATGAAAATGGATTAAATGTAAAAATGGATGTTGATTCCAATTTCAAAAATAGTGGGGAATTCTCAATCGGTACTCGATCGATACAACGAAGACTAGAATCATTAAACGCAAGATGGACTGAAAACAATGAAAATAATCATTATACAATCCATTTTTTTATCCCAATCCCAAATTTACGAAACTAA